In the Orenia marismortui DSM 5156 genome, one interval contains:
- the nifE gene encoding nitrogenase iron-molybdenum cofactor biosynthesis protein NifE: MSQVLELGMLDERKDFILCNSKDKSKGLKCEQDSVAGAVSQRACVYCGARVVLNPITDAFHIVHGPIGCASYTWDIRGSLSSGSEIFRNSFSTDLREQDIVFGGEEKLTAAIEEIMESYNPEVIFIYSTCVVGVIGDDLDAVCRKAEDRYGIRVIPVQAPGFAGNKSSGYKAACSAMLALMDSNLASIKRSGINILGDFNLAGEMWILKDYLNRVGIEVNAKFTGDSSCQEIMKAPQAELNIVQCAGSMTSLAKRMKHKYNIPFVKISFVGIEDTISSLRKIAELLGDEEVVDNVEKLIKEEKSKVEAKIELYRQRLKGYSAAIYVGGGFKAISLIKQFKDLGINPVMVGTQTGKKEEYDQIRELTDEGTIILDDANPTELEKFMKKRGADILVGGVKERPLAYKLGVAFCDHNHERKHPLTGFVGAVNFAKELDSTLNSPVWKIIANQSGGE, from the coding sequence ATGAGTCAAGTTTTAGAATTGGGAATGTTAGATGAAAGAAAGGACTTTATTTTATGTAATTCAAAGGATAAATCTAAAGGCTTAAAGTGTGAGCAAGATAGTGTGGCAGGAGCTGTAAGTCAAAGGGCTTGTGTATATTGTGGAGCCAGAGTTGTTCTTAATCCAATTACTGATGCTTTTCATATTGTTCATGGACCAATTGGCTGTGCTAGTTATACTTGGGATATTAGAGGTAGTTTAAGCAGTGGTTCAGAGATATTTAGAAATAGTTTCTCTACAGATTTAAGGGAGCAGGATATTGTCTTTGGTGGAGAAGAAAAGTTGACTGCTGCCATTGAGGAGATAATGGAAAGCTATAATCCCGAGGTTATCTTTATTTATTCAACCTGTGTAGTGGGGGTAATTGGTGATGATTTAGATGCAGTCTGTAGAAAAGCAGAGGATAGATATGGAATTAGAGTAATTCCAGTGCAAGCTCCAGGCTTTGCAGGTAATAAATCTAGTGGCTATAAAGCTGCTTGCAGTGCAATGTTGGCTTTAATGGATAGCAATCTAGCCTCAATTAAAAGAAGTGGAATTAATATTTTAGGTGATTTTAATTTGGCTGGTGAAATGTGGATTTTAAAGGATTATCTTAATAGAGTTGGAATTGAGGTCAATGCTAAGTTTACTGGGGATTCAAGCTGTCAGGAGATAATGAAAGCACCTCAGGCAGAGTTAAATATAGTTCAATGTGCTGGTTCGATGACATCATTGGCTAAACGGATGAAGCATAAGTATAATATTCCTTTTGTTAAGATTAGTTTTGTTGGAATTGAGGATACAATTTCTTCCTTAAGAAAGATTGCTGAATTATTAGGAGATGAAGAGGTTGTTGATAATGTAGAAAAGCTGATTAAGGAAGAAAAGTCTAAAGTAGAAGCTAAAATAGAATTATATCGTCAAAGATTAAAAGGTTATAGTGCAGCTATTTATGTTGGTGGTGGATTTAAAGCAATCTCTTTAATTAAGCAATTTAAAGATTTAGGAATTAATCCGGTTATGGTTGGTACTCAAACTGGTAAGAAGGAAGAGTATGACCAGATTAGGGAGTTAACCGATGAAGGCACTATTATCTTAGATGATGCTAATCCTACTGAACTTGAGAAATTTATGAAGAAGCGAGGAGCAGATATATTGGTAGGTGGTGTTAAAGAAAGGCCTTTAGCCTATAAGTTAGGAGTAGCTTTTTGTGATCATAATCATGAAAGAAAGCATCCTTTAACTGGTTTTGTAGGAGCTGTTAATTTTGCCAAAGAGCTTGATTCTACTTTAAATAGTCCAGTGTGGAAGATTATCGCTAATCAAAGTGGGGGTGAATAA